Proteins co-encoded in one Saprospira grandis genomic window:
- a CDS encoding regulatory protein RecX — protein MSKPPYISYEAALAKLQSFCAYQERCHQEVRKKLMDLGVYGERLDEIVADLIEDNFLNEERFAHAFAGGKFRVKSWGRLRIQRELKAKNVSAYCIRKALKNELPEEEYFPKLLELLRKKNRLINKGDYYSRSKKLAQYAQYRGYESHLIWEAIKIVLNEEEED, from the coding sequence ATGTCTAAACCACCTTATATCAGTTATGAGGCCGCCTTGGCCAAATTACAAAGCTTTTGCGCCTATCAAGAGCGCTGCCACCAAGAGGTCCGTAAAAAACTAATGGACCTAGGGGTCTATGGCGAACGTCTAGACGAAATTGTGGCCGACCTCATCGAAGATAATTTCCTCAATGAAGAGCGTTTTGCTCATGCTTTCGCTGGCGGAAAATTCCGAGTAAAAAGCTGGGGCCGCCTACGCATCCAAAGAGAGCTCAAGGCCAAAAATGTTTCGGCTTATTGTATCCGCAAGGCCCTCAAAAATGAACTGCCCGAAGAGGAGTATTTTCCCAAATTGCTGGAGCTCTTACGCAAGAAAAACCGCCTTATCAATAAAGGAGATTATTATAGCCGCTCTAAAAAACTGGCCCAATATGCCCAATACAGGGGCTATGAGTCGCATCTTATTTGGGAGGCCATTAAGATCGTTTTGAATGAAGAAGAGGAAGACTAA
- a CDS encoding PrsW family intramembrane metalloprotease — translation MDYYLLALSVLPGLAICYYIWWRDKHEPEPKHLLFFCFLFGMLSTEPTLFLETMGQNMGIIADDNLLKTFAFAVGVVGFSEEFSKFLFLRYYIYPKKEFDEPMDGIVYSVMVSMGFATLENVLYVTEWGYEVAFLRMFTAVPAHAAFAVIMGYFVGLGKFHLHKDKESLFLLKGLGLAALVHGLYDFFIFQVNFPSLQYLTFVVLFVAIFISFPMIKHLLHISPHKEESH, via the coding sequence ATGGATTATTATCTCTTGGCCCTCTCGGTCTTGCCGGGCTTGGCTATTTGCTATTATATCTGGTGGCGCGATAAGCACGAACCAGAACCCAAACATCTCCTCTTTTTCTGCTTTCTCTTTGGAATGCTCAGTACAGAGCCTACCCTTTTTCTCGAAACGATGGGCCAAAATATGGGCATTATCGCCGATGATAATTTACTCAAAACTTTTGCCTTTGCCGTTGGGGTGGTGGGCTTTAGCGAGGAGTTTTCCAAGTTTCTCTTCCTGCGCTATTATATTTATCCAAAAAAAGAGTTTGACGAGCCCATGGATGGCATTGTCTATTCTGTTATGGTAAGTATGGGCTTTGCTACCCTCGAAAATGTGCTTTATGTGACCGAATGGGGCTATGAGGTGGCTTTTTTGCGCATGTTTACCGCCGTTCCCGCTCATGCGGCCTTTGCCGTGATTATGGGCTATTTTGTGGGCCTCGGCAAATTTCACTTGCATAAGGACAAAGAAAGCCTTTTCTTACTCAAGGGCCTCGGCTTGGCGGCTTTGGTCCATGGCCTCTACGATTTCTTTATCTTTCAGGTCAATTTCCCCAGCCTGCAATACCTGACCTTTGTGGTCCTTTTTGTAGCCATCTTCATCAGCTTTCCCATGATTAAGCACCTGCTGCATATTTCTCCCCATAAGGAGGAAAGCCATTAG
- a CDS encoding PrsW family intramembrane metalloprotease: MLDLLLLSSLAILPSLLLIFLLYGLSYKAPPPVSLMLIASLFGVISTYPAIKMEEFGIYDLGMLLQGDLWTSFTFSFLIVAFSEETLKYIFLRYYLYPKKEFAVPLDGIVYAGCIGLGFAAAENFLYLVIRLDDLEQAYSLAYRRMFTALPAHAAFGIVMGYFMGLARFQAKREVLFLLLALLFPIILHGLYDFFIFQKLSKVLTIFTEITLAISLLLGAFMIRAHRHYKRRTEKGPPPFIEL; encoded by the coding sequence ATGCTAGACCTCCTTTTACTCTCGAGCCTAGCCATTTTGCCTAGTCTCCTCCTGATTTTTTTGCTCTATGGGCTCAGCTATAAGGCTCCGCCCCCGGTCTCTCTTATGCTTATTGCTAGCCTTTTTGGCGTGATCAGTACCTACCCCGCCATCAAAATGGAGGAGTTTGGCATTTATGATTTGGGCATGTTGTTGCAGGGCGATCTCTGGACCAGCTTTACCTTTTCTTTCCTTATCGTAGCCTTTAGCGAAGAAACCCTAAAGTATATTTTCTTACGCTATTACCTCTATCCCAAAAAAGAGTTTGCCGTCCCCCTCGATGGTATTGTATACGCTGGCTGCATCGGTTTGGGTTTTGCCGCTGCCGAAAATTTTCTCTATCTGGTCATCCGCCTAGATGATCTAGAACAGGCCTATTCCCTAGCCTACCGCCGTATGTTTACCGCCCTGCCCGCTCATGCCGCCTTCGGGATCGTGATGGGCTATTTTATGGGCCTGGCCCGCTTTCAGGCCAAAAGAGAGGTCCTTTTTTTATTGCTGGCCCTGCTTTTCCCCATTATTCTGCATGGCCTATACGACTTCTTCATTTTTCAGAAATTATCTAAAGTTTTAACTATATTTACTGAGATAACCTTGGCCATTTCCCTACTCTTGGGCGCTTTCATGATTCGCGCCCATCGGCATTATAAAAGAAGAACAGAAAAAGGCCCTCCCCCATTTATTGAACTTTAG
- a CDS encoding HIT family protein gives MPSIFSKIIAGEIPAYKLAETADFLAFLDISPVEKGHALVIPKKEVDYIFDLEDEELAQLHLFAKKVALAMEKVVPCKRIGMAVVGLEVPHVHIHLIPLQGLGSINFTKERVQLSQEEFANLAQQIQLAFAEH, from the coding sequence ATGCCTAGTATTTTCAGCAAAATTATCGCTGGCGAAATTCCAGCCTATAAATTGGCCGAAACTGCCGACTTTCTGGCTTTTCTCGATATCTCTCCCGTAGAAAAAGGGCATGCCCTAGTGATTCCTAAAAAAGAGGTAGATTATATCTTTGATTTGGAAGATGAGGAACTTGCCCAGCTCCATCTATTTGCCAAAAAAGTGGCCTTGGCCATGGAGAAGGTGGTCCCTTGCAAGCGCATTGGTATGGCGGTGGTTGGCCTTGAGGTGCCTCATGTGCATATTCACCTGATTCCACTCCAAGGATTAGGCTCTATTAACTTTACTAAAGAAAGAGTGCAGCTCAGCCAAGAAGAATTTGCCAATTTGGCCCAACAGATTCAGCTCGCTTTTGCCGAACACTAG
- a CDS encoding PSP1 domain-containing protein encodes MGCSNCSSTGGCSSTGCGDNGNCNSGGCNKLNTFDWLANMEMPDMAQLDVVELSFKDNMRKAFYRLPPYLQIHTGDLVAVESKSGGYDIGRVSLMGELVRLQMKKKRVKPNAILPNVLRTANERDLERLAEARAAEQETMVRARVLARELQLDMKIGAVEYQGDRRKATFYYTADGRVDFRELIRIFAREFRVKIEMRQIGARQESALIGGLGPCGRELCCSTWLTDFKSVSTTAARYQNLAINQSKLSGQCGRLKCCLNFELNTYLDALKTFPKHIHRLETEKGSAQLLKTDIFKRIMYFAYQKEFGGMEVFPLSVERVQEIAAQNKKGQKPYHLSEFIVDNKTSHHFNKETGPDDFVDGSGSLELSELKEDRKRNNRKRKRKRKPKNPTNQGPKGPQPTENKTKPSRSKSNRKKRPRNSQNNKAKHDANKK; translated from the coding sequence ATGGGATGTTCGAATTGTTCCAGTACTGGCGGTTGTAGCAGTACTGGTTGTGGAGATAACGGAAACTGTAACAGCGGAGGCTGTAATAAACTCAATACCTTTGATTGGCTCGCAAATATGGAAATGCCCGATATGGCCCAACTCGATGTGGTCGAGCTCTCTTTCAAAGATAATATGCGAAAGGCGTTTTATCGCCTGCCCCCTTATCTGCAAATCCATACCGGCGACCTAGTTGCCGTAGAAAGCAAATCTGGTGGCTACGATATAGGCCGAGTGAGCCTTATGGGCGAATTGGTCCGCCTGCAAATGAAAAAGAAAAGGGTAAAACCTAACGCTATTCTACCCAATGTGCTCCGTACCGCCAATGAAAGAGATTTGGAACGCCTAGCTGAGGCTAGAGCCGCCGAACAAGAAACAATGGTCCGCGCCAGAGTCTTGGCCCGAGAACTCCAACTCGATATGAAAATTGGCGCCGTAGAGTATCAAGGCGACCGCCGAAAAGCTACTTTCTATTATACCGCCGACGGCCGAGTGGATTTTCGCGAACTGATCCGCATCTTCGCCCGAGAGTTCCGAGTGAAAATCGAAATGCGCCAAATCGGCGCCCGACAAGAGTCTGCCCTAATCGGTGGCCTAGGCCCCTGTGGCCGAGAACTTTGCTGCTCTACCTGGCTGACCGATTTTAAATCTGTCTCCACAACAGCCGCCCGCTACCAAAATTTAGCGATCAATCAATCGAAATTGTCTGGCCAATGCGGCCGCCTCAAATGTTGCCTCAATTTTGAGCTCAATACTTATCTCGATGCGCTCAAAACCTTCCCCAAACATATCCATCGCCTAGAAACAGAAAAAGGAAGCGCTCAACTCCTTAAAACAGATATCTTTAAGCGGATTATGTACTTTGCCTACCAAAAAGAATTTGGGGGTATGGAGGTCTTTCCGCTCTCTGTAGAACGTGTACAGGAAATTGCCGCCCAAAATAAAAAAGGCCAAAAACCTTATCACCTCTCCGAGTTTATTGTGGACAATAAAACAAGCCACCACTTTAATAAGGAAACGGGGCCCGACGATTTTGTCGATGGCTCCGGTAGCCTAGAACTTAGCGAACTCAAAGAGGATAGAAAAAGAAATAATCGCAAACGAAAACGCAAACGAAAACCCAAAAATCCAACAAATCAAGGCCCTAAAGGCCCTCAACCAACAGAGAATAAAACGAAGCCTAGTCGCTCTAAAAGCAATCGTAAAAAACGCCCCCGAAACTCGCAAAATAATAAAGCGAAGCATGATGCTAACAAAAAATAA
- a CDS encoding gliding motility lipoprotein GldH, with the protein MMLTKNKWLPFMLLPLLALFTSCQDYLYEEEQAIPEAIWTYADALQFTLPVSDTTQVYNLYLEIKHKQDYEFENVYSLLKVKMPDGELNERQVSLELASPKGKWEGECQGEFCQRRLIFMPNIKFNQLGNYKIEFQQYSRQDSLPGIASLKLLLETAKAAPES; encoded by the coding sequence ATGATGCTAACAAAAAATAAATGGCTCCCTTTTATGTTGTTGCCACTCTTGGCCCTATTTACTAGCTGCCAAGATTATCTCTATGAAGAAGAACAAGCTATCCCTGAAGCTATCTGGACTTATGCCGATGCCCTGCAGTTTACGCTACCCGTCTCAGATACTACTCAGGTTTATAATCTCTATCTAGAGATTAAACATAAACAAGATTATGAGTTCGAAAATGTCTATAGTCTCCTAAAGGTCAAAATGCCCGACGGAGAACTTAATGAACGACAGGTCTCTCTCGAACTCGCTAGCCCAAAAGGAAAATGGGAGGGCGAATGCCAAGGCGAGTTCTGCCAACGACGCCTTATCTTTATGCCCAATATTAAGTTTAATCAATTGGGCAACTATAAAATTGAGTTCCAACAGTATAGCCGCCAAGATTCTCTGCCCGGCATCGCTAGCCTGAAACTCCTTCTAGAAACCGCAAAAGCTGCTCCCGAATCCTAA
- a CDS encoding M28 family peptidase: MMRQFATALFALSLLWACKNDAPKPQPTPTPEPEEKLAKAPSFIADSAYAFVKAQLAFGPRVPETQGHEDCANWLLQKFESYGTTAQIQTAEMNNGQGKTYPIKNIVAQINPQAKTRILLAAHWDTRAMADRDSERQSEPIPGADDGASGVAVLLEISRQIQKQQLQNVGVDIVLFDVEDQGLSGDAYDRSSWCLGAQHWSRNPHTPDYKAKFGILLDMVGARAARFPKEGVSLKHAAFYVDEVWQTAWKLGYNDFFVDETHGQLVDDHLFVNEIRKIPMLDIINLPKGSPTGFGPYWHTHQDDIDIISPTTLKAVGQTVLQVIYQYEERGK, translated from the coding sequence ATGATGCGCCAATTCGCTACCGCTTTATTTGCCCTTAGCCTGCTTTGGGCCTGTAAAAATGATGCCCCAAAACCCCAACCCACTCCAACGCCAGAACCGGAGGAAAAACTGGCCAAAGCACCCAGCTTTATCGCCGATTCTGCCTACGCTTTCGTTAAGGCGCAACTGGCTTTTGGCCCCAGAGTCCCCGAAACCCAAGGCCATGAGGATTGCGCCAATTGGCTGCTCCAAAAGTTTGAATCCTACGGCACTACTGCCCAGATCCAAACCGCCGAAATGAATAATGGCCAAGGCAAAACTTACCCCATCAAAAATATTGTGGCCCAAATTAACCCCCAGGCCAAAACACGCATCCTGCTCGCCGCTCACTGGGATACCCGCGCTATGGCCGACCGCGATAGCGAACGCCAATCAGAACCCATCCCCGGCGCAGATGATGGCGCTAGCGGAGTAGCCGTTTTACTCGAAATTAGCCGCCAAATCCAAAAACAACAACTCCAAAATGTAGGGGTAGATATTGTCCTTTTTGATGTGGAGGACCAAGGCCTCTCTGGCGATGCCTATGACCGCAGCTCTTGGTGCCTAGGCGCCCAACACTGGAGCCGAAACCCACATACTCCCGACTATAAGGCAAAGTTTGGTATCCTGCTCGATATGGTCGGCGCCCGCGCCGCCCGCTTCCCAAAAGAAGGGGTCTCGCTCAAACATGCCGCTTTTTATGTGGATGAGGTCTGGCAAACAGCCTGGAAGTTAGGCTATAACGACTTTTTTGTAGACGAAACGCACGGCCAATTGGTCGATGATCACCTTTTTGTAAATGAAATTCGCAAAATCCCCATGCTCGATATTATCAATTTACCCAAGGGCAGCCCCACCGGTTTCGGCCCCTATTGGCATACCCACCAAGATGATATCGATATCATTAGCCCAACGACCTTAAAAGCAGTGGGCCAAACGGTTTTGCAAGTAATTTATCAATACGAAGAAAGAGGAAAGTAA
- a CDS encoding nucleoside deaminase, whose product MDFNVFSDEFFMRQALLEAQKAFELDEVPVGAVLVAQNQILARAHNRTEALTDISAHAEILAITAAAQALDSKYLPKATLYVTLEPCLMCAGALAWAQIGRVVYAAADPKRGFLALAPKALHPKTKLEQGPLAEEAQALLQSFFKRKR is encoded by the coding sequence ATGGATTTTAACGTTTTTTCCGATGAGTTCTTTATGCGCCAAGCCCTCTTAGAGGCCCAAAAAGCTTTTGAGCTAGATGAGGTGCCCGTTGGCGCTGTTTTGGTGGCCCAAAATCAGATTTTGGCCCGAGCCCACAACCGCACCGAAGCCCTAACCGATATTAGCGCTCATGCCGAAATTTTGGCCATTACGGCCGCGGCCCAAGCCTTAGATAGTAAGTATTTGCCCAAGGCTACACTTTATGTCACTCTAGAACCCTGCCTGATGTGCGCCGGCGCTTTGGCTTGGGCCCAAATTGGCCGAGTTGTCTATGCCGCCGCTGACCCCAAAAGAGGCTTTCTGGCCCTTGCCCCAAAAGCCCTACACCCCAAAACCAAATTGGAACAAGGACCACTAGCTGAAGAGGCCCAAGCCCTACTCCAAAGCTTTTTTAAACGCAAACGCTAG
- a CDS encoding gliding motility-associated C-terminal domain-containing protein yields MLSVQGDLENAGAIDNSDTIHLSGDFIQNHPSNQGFSSINEGWLFLDGGQQAIRGNFPSRFHYLVLAGSDHKTASAQASFVTGQLRLNEWELALDSQRLEILSAAPNALQTGQNGQYGFISSSGPGGLVRKMDRPAPYLFALGGTDNGLRLFRPILIQPQANDSSQVWASYWAGDAGQYGLDRQQKELELCLLNPLYSHAINREAGSSPLQISFYSDPNTEGQFEQLAQWSNGWTYLEELQNQLPSFAGLQSLSLDSLLTNWSDSLFILAQKSPELILEAAPAPYCDNAEILLSETLGLYNDYELYINGQAWASNSTPSFSPLLAPGQYQLQLLGQNAACGRWSDSLLIEVFAAPQLQLNNDTLIVEGSSIPLAANGADFYNWSPSLDIDCDICPQTIAQPSSSGYIQLLGESMEGCSSLDSFYVELRPRVEDILFIPNVITPNNDGQNDFWVIQNIQLFPKNKLRILNRWGDLVYRADFYNNNWQGEFANGPLPAGTYYYILDLGEGWGVFKGPITIIRQ; encoded by the coding sequence ATGCTCAGTGTTCAGGGCGATCTTGAAAATGCTGGAGCGATTGACAATAGCGACACTATACATCTTAGCGGCGACTTTATCCAGAATCACCCCAGCAACCAAGGCTTCAGTTCTATTAACGAAGGCTGGCTCTTTTTGGATGGAGGCCAGCAGGCCATCCGAGGAAATTTCCCTAGCCGATTTCATTATTTGGTCTTGGCGGGTAGCGACCATAAAACAGCTAGCGCCCAAGCTAGTTTTGTGACAGGCCAGCTCCGATTAAATGAATGGGAATTGGCCCTAGATAGCCAACGGCTCGAAATTCTTTCGGCGGCGCCCAATGCCTTGCAAACAGGCCAAAATGGCCAATATGGCTTTATTTCTTCTTCTGGACCTGGCGGATTGGTTCGCAAAATGGACCGCCCAGCCCCCTACCTTTTTGCTCTGGGTGGCACAGATAATGGCCTTCGCCTTTTTCGCCCAATTTTAATTCAGCCTCAGGCTAATGATAGTAGCCAGGTTTGGGCTAGTTATTGGGCTGGAGATGCTGGCCAATATGGCCTAGACCGACAGCAAAAGGAACTAGAACTCTGCCTGCTCAACCCACTTTATAGCCATGCCATTAATAGGGAGGCGGGCAGCAGTCCGCTTCAAATTAGCTTTTATAGCGACCCCAATACAGAGGGCCAATTTGAACAGCTGGCCCAATGGAGCAATGGCTGGACATACCTCGAAGAGCTTCAAAATCAACTTCCTAGCTTTGCTGGCCTTCAAAGCCTCAGCCTAGACAGCTTACTGACCAACTGGAGCGACAGCCTTTTTATTCTGGCCCAAAAGAGTCCAGAATTAATACTAGAAGCCGCCCCCGCCCCCTATTGCGACAATGCCGAGATTCTACTTAGCGAAACCCTTGGCCTATACAATGATTACGAACTCTATATTAATGGGCAGGCTTGGGCAAGTAACAGTACCCCCAGCTTTTCTCCCCTACTCGCCCCTGGCCAATATCAGCTTCAGTTGTTGGGCCAAAATGCGGCCTGCGGCCGCTGGAGCGACAGCCTATTAATTGAGGTCTTTGCCGCCCCTCAGCTCCAACTCAACAATGACACCCTGATTGTAGAGGGCAGCAGCATTCCCTTAGCGGCCAATGGGGCCGACTTTTATAACTGGAGCCCTAGTCTAGACATAGATTGTGACATCTGTCCACAAACAATTGCCCAGCCAAGCAGCAGCGGATACATCCAACTTTTAGGGGAAAGCATGGAGGGCTGTAGCAGCCTAGATTCTTTTTATGTAGAACTGCGTCCTAGAGTGGAAGACATTCTCTTTATTCCCAATGTGATTACGCCCAACAATGACGGTCAAAATGATTTTTGGGTAATTCAAAACATCCAGCTTTTCCCCAAAAACAAATTGCGCATTCTCAACCGCTGGGGCGACCTAGTCTACCGAGCCGATTTTTACAACAACAACTGGCAGGGAGAATTTGCCAATGGCCCTCTTCCTGCGGGCACCTACTATTATATTCTGGACCTAGGCGAGGGCTGGGGCGTCTTTAAAGGCCCCATTACCATTATTCGTCAGTAG
- a CDS encoding zinc-dependent metalloprotease codes for MKIKALIGAALLGWSSLSLQAQQLNADCGVSFADGQLIKQRLMENRRLVDPAEIAAFQQSRNIKYIPVKFHIVGDANGENTVPLSNVFAMLCDMNNDYRSQDVQFYMQGVSNSVNYFNNNTVYNDGGSFGSQNIMFNNKSAGAINIFMSASVNNQVASYYTPAGDFVFVLNQMANGTSSTGTHEVGHFFTLNHTFYGWEGADVTAYEPGNAPNLINGSPVERAVRTGGSANCASAADGFCDTPADYVSFRDNCPYTGGVKDPLGVAVDPMESNFMSYYADACVDSFTAEQKSAMAADILSRWNSFSAPTPNAVVSGAGISAVAPTNGGSVELNGDISLEWTAVSNATAYYILVERTFGTFPIETVAEKIVYGTTSTTIPQADLGYPRTYQWTVRPLNQLNTCGATSPAQNFSTTAPTSSVIGEEFSSMSEMRLMQNPLAGSTAELLINLPKDLIASLEVYSLDGRKVAGLDKIQFFAGDNAQLLEVGQLSNGVYMVVLNTPYGNLQQKLVIQR; via the coding sequence ATGAAAATAAAAGCACTAATCGGAGCTGCCCTATTGGGTTGGTCAAGCCTTAGTCTTCAGGCCCAGCAGCTAAATGCAGATTGCGGTGTCAGTTTTGCCGATGGTCAGCTTATTAAGCAACGTTTAATGGAAAACCGCCGCTTGGTGGATCCTGCAGAAATAGCAGCTTTTCAGCAGAGCCGAAACATTAAATATATCCCTGTTAAGTTTCATATAGTAGGCGATGCCAATGGCGAGAATACAGTACCTTTGAGCAATGTATTTGCTATGCTTTGTGATATGAATAATGACTATCGCTCTCAGGATGTGCAGTTTTATATGCAGGGCGTGAGCAATTCGGTCAATTACTTTAATAATAATACCGTCTATAATGATGGGGGCTCTTTTGGCTCGCAAAACATCATGTTTAATAATAAGTCGGCTGGAGCGATCAATATCTTTATGAGCGCTTCAGTGAACAACCAGGTGGCTTCTTATTATACGCCTGCTGGCGACTTTGTTTTTGTCTTGAACCAAATGGCCAATGGAACCTCTAGCACAGGAACGCATGAGGTGGGCCACTTCTTTACGCTGAACCACACTTTTTATGGTTGGGAGGGTGCCGATGTGACCGCCTATGAGCCCGGCAATGCGCCTAACTTGATTAACGGATCTCCTGTAGAGCGTGCTGTTCGTACGGGCGGTAGCGCCAACTGTGCTTCTGCAGCGGATGGCTTTTGCGATACGCCTGCAGATTATGTCTCTTTCCGCGATAATTGTCCCTATACTGGGGGCGTAAAAGATCCTTTGGGGGTGGCTGTAGACCCAATGGAGTCTAACTTTATGTCTTATTATGCCGATGCTTGTGTCGATTCATTTACGGCGGAGCAAAAGTCGGCTATGGCGGCTGATATTTTGAGCCGTTGGAACTCTTTTTCTGCGCCCACGCCCAATGCGGTAGTTTCTGGTGCAGGAATTTCGGCGGTAGCGCCTACTAATGGCGGAAGTGTAGAGCTAAATGGCGACATTAGTTTGGAATGGACCGCAGTGAGCAATGCTACGGCCTATTATATTCTCGTAGAGCGCACCTTTGGTACTTTTCCTATTGAGACAGTTGCCGAAAAGATTGTTTATGGAACAACCTCAACGACTATCCCGCAGGCAGATTTGGGCTATCCTAGAACTTATCAGTGGACCGTTCGTCCGCTCAATCAGTTGAATACTTGTGGAGCTACTTCTCCTGCGCAGAATTTTAGCACTACGGCGCCTACTTCTTCTGTCATTGGCGAGGAGTTTAGCAGCATGTCTGAAATGCGCTTGATGCAAAACCCTTTGGCGGGGTCTACGGCAGAATTGCTCATCAATTTGCCCAAGGACTTGATTGCTAGTCTAGAGGTATATAGTTTGGATGGCCGCAAAGTAGCGGGTCTAGATAAGATTCAGTTTTTTGCTGGCGACAATGCGCAGCTTCTAGAAGTTGGGCAGTTGAGCAATGGGGTTTATATGGTGGTCTTGAACACGCCCTATGGCAACTTGCAGCAGAAATTAGTAATTCAGCGCTAA